One Coffea arabica cultivar ET-39 chromosome 5e, Coffea Arabica ET-39 HiFi, whole genome shotgun sequence DNA segment encodes these proteins:
- the LOC140006367 gene encoding uncharacterized protein: MAAMTLFSIHCFFHLEKLDSIQVYKDQEEAIQKSAKERLRNIHVQLHCPALNRQKKRLILKKKRVILPTSFIGGPRDMKKRYLDAMSLVQKFGKPDLFITMTCNQSWPEIKENMLESHEVQNRPDLIARVFHAKLEIMKQELFKKQIFGEVAAYTYVIEFQKRGLPHAHFLIILKPAFKLYTIEDYDRIVSAEIPDEAQSEHLFRMVKKHMMHGPCDDFAKSLKCTYKEFPEHFVWYPSSKSWQPRKQKDSIGRVVAANPLEGERYFLRLLLLHVRAPTSYDDLKTINGVHVTTFREAAVLRGYLESNNSQDECLEEAAVYHMPYSLRRLFASLLVYFTPSNPRTLWLKFEESLSEDYNRLPNLTKNVIEFKVLHQISNFLESMGRNINSYGLVRRVLKFHDSNTNARDTISEIEIEVSEDDLISITKLNPSQKGAFDTIMQALYIKGKGCFFIGGPGGTGKTFFYQALLAEVWSKGFIALATASCGVAASILPGDRTAHSRFKIPIDMNSVNMCKISKQSALAKLIQATKLIIWDEAPMAHKTGIEGVDTLLKDLMGSSELFGSKIMVFGGDFRQVLPVVTKGSKEDFVQASLVTSYIWPQFHKLYLTDNMRAISDPEFTNYLLRIGNGLEPAIRGLKVKIPLPLLIPYKSETESIFELIKTVYLDLTAFSEDDFSLVRLKNILVVIKHLTFQNKAYLKIF, encoded by the exons ATGGCTGCTATGACCCTCTTCAGTATCCACTGCTTTTTCCATTTGGAGAAACTGGATAGCATCCAGGTATACAAAGATCAGGAGGAGGCAATCCAAAAAAGCGCAAAAGAAAGACTGCGAAACATTCATGTACAGCTACATTGTCCAGCTTTAAATCGCCAGAAGAAACGATTGATCTTGAAGAAGAAG CGAGTAATATTGCCTACATCATTCATTGGAGGTCCTAGAGATATGAAAAAAAGGTATCTTGATGCTATGAGTTTAGTTCAGAAATTTGGGAAGCCAGATCTTTTTATAACTATGACTTGCAACCAATCATGGCCTgagattaaagaaaatatgttaGAATCACATGAAGTACAAAATAGGCCTGATCTTATTGCTCGTGTGTTTCATGCAAAGTTAGAAATTATGAAACAAGAGTTATTCAAAAAGCAAATATTTGGAGAAGTAGCAGCATATACTTATGTTATAGAATTTCAAAAACGTGGTTTACCTCATGCTCACTTTTTGATTATCCTCAAGCCTGCTTTCAAATTATATACAATAGAAGATTATGATCGCATAGTTTCTGCAGAAATACCCGACGAAGCACAAAGTGAGCATCTGTTTAGAATGGTCAAGAAACATATGATGCATGGGCCGTGTG ATGATTTTGCAAAAAGTCTCAAATGTACCTACAAAGAGTTCCCTGAGCATTTTGTGTGGTATCCAAGTTCCAAATCTTGGCAAcctagaaaacaaaaagattcTATAGGCAGAGTTGTTGCAGCAAATCCCCTTGAAGGTGAACGGTACTTCCTAAGACTCCTTTTACTGCATGTTAGAGCTCCAACTTcttatgatgatttaaaaactataaacGGAGTACATGTTACTACGTTTCGTGAAGCAGCTGTGCTTAGAGGATATTTAGAATCAAATAATTCGCAAGATGAATGTCTAGAAGAAGCTGCCGTTTATCATATGCCATATAGCCTAAGAAGGTTGTTTGCATCATTGTTGGTATACTTTACCCCCTCAAACCCAAGAACCCTATGGCTGAAATTTGAAGAATCATTGTCTGAAGATTACAATAGACTCCCAAACTTAACCAAAAATGTTATTGAATTTAAAGTTCTGCATCAAATAAGCAATTTTTTAGAGTCTATGGGTCGTAATATAAACAGTTATGGACTGGTGCGAAGAGTACTAAAATTTCATGACTCAAACACAAATGCAAGAGATACAATTAGTGAAATAGAGATTGAAGTTTCAGAGGATGACTTGATATCAATTACTAAACTTAATCCTAGTCAAAAAGGAGCTTTTGATACCATAATGCAGGCATTATACATTAAAGGAAAAGGATGTTTCTTTATAGGTGGACCAGGTGGCACAGGAAAAACATTTTTTTATCAAGCATTATTAGCTGAAGTATGGTCAAAAGGCTTTATAGCATTAGCTACTGCTTCTTGTGGAGTTGCAGCATCAATATTACCAGGAGATAGAACAGCACACTCTCGATTCAAGATTCCAATTGATATGAATTCAGTTAACATGTGTAAAATTAGTAAACAAAGTGCACTTGCTAAACTAATTCAAGCAACCAAACTTATCATTTGGGATGAAGCCCCAATGGCACACAAAACTGGTATAGAAGGTGTGGATACACTACTAAAAGATTTAATGGGTTCTTCTGAGTTATTTGGCTCAAAAATTATGGTTTTTGGTGGTGACTTTAGACAAGTTCTCCCTGTTGTCACTAAAGGTTCAAAGGAAGATTTTGTACAAGCTAGCTTAGTAACTTCATACATTTGGCCACAGTTTCATAAACTATACCTCACAGATAATATGAGAGCAATATCAGATCCAGAATTCACAAATTACCTTCTCCGAATAGGAAATGGACTAGAACCAGCAATACGAGGGTTAAAAGTAAAGATCCCTCTCCCACTACTGATACCATACAAAAGTGAAACAGAATCAATTTTTGAACTTATCAAAACAGTTTACCTAGATTTAACTGCTTTTTCCGAGGATGATTTTTCATTG GTGAGGCTCAAGAATATATTAGTCGTGATAAAGCACTTGACATTTCAGAACAAGGCTTATTTGAAGATTTTCTGA